TGTTAACAACACTGAATATGGTTTAACCGGCTCAGTCTTTGCTAACGATCGTTTAAAAATCGAAAAAGCAAAGAAAGAGTTTCATGTGGGCAACTTCTACGTTAACCGCAAATGCACCGGTGCCTTGGTAGGGGTGCATCCCTTTGGCGGATTTAAAATGTCAGGCACTGACTCCAAGGCCGGTGGGAGAGATTATCTGCTCCACTTCACCCAACCGAAGTTAATATCAGAAAAGTACTAAAGACAAAAAAAGCCCCAAAAGAAGCTTTTACTTAGGGATTGAAGAAAAACTTTAATGGACAGCTTCAAGCGGGCAATAAAGACCACATAGGAGTTTCTTATTCTCCTGTGTGGTCTTTTTCGTTATGCGTTAGTTGTTTTTCTACCATCAATGGATATAGGGACGGTGATGCAGACAAAGCCTTATTTAATCGCCCGCGGGGTGTTGCCATTGCTCCTGATGGTGCGATATTTATCACTGACACGGGCAACCACGCTATACGAATGATTTATGATGGCAAGGTATATACAGTTGCCGGGAACGGATTTCCCGGGCATGTAGACGGGCAAGTTTTAAAGGCGCAGTTTTAGAACCCAACAGGTATTGTCATTGATAAAGCCGACTATATTTATGTCAGTGACACATTTAGGAGTCCCCTTATGCTCAAAGACGCACCCTCCTAATGGGGCTTTTTTTCCTAATAAACAATTATTCATGAAGGAATATGCTTATTAACATAGAATAGAATAAGGCATTAACCATGTGCTTTTGGAACAAAAAGCATCCCAAAAAAGAACACTGTTATACCAAAATGTAACACTTTCCTGGTATAGCACTAAAAATCCAATTGGATAGCTTGTTTTTATTGGTACGCTTTTTGCTACGTTATTAATATAACTTAATAGTCTCCGAGCCGTCAGATCTAAGGTATTATACTATGATCTTTCGGCCGTTAGGGTTTGATGGGAAACCGTTAAGCCTCCCGTTCGGAAAGGAGTAAAGTAAATACTTGGTGTTTAAAAAGCCAGGATTACATGCTTCTTTGCTGTGATCCTGGCTTTTTATAAACCTAGCCGGAAGCCCGCCGATGATGGCTGTTTAGTAGTTAACTTGGAGGTAATAGTGGTGCAAGAGGTCATTGAAAGAGTCAAATCACATCTTGAAGGTGTAAGGTTACAAAAAATTACAGATGAACAAGAGGTTTTATTAAAAAACAACTATAATTGCAAGCTTTACTTTTTTGAGTACGGTCTTAGTCCAAAGGGTGATTTAGTGATCAGCACATCAAGTCAAAACTATAAAAACCTCCTCTATTATATCGGTTTTGAATGGGAGAAAAAGTCTTTCTTAAAGTTAAAAATAGAAGGCAACGATTCTGTGGCTGTTGTTTTAGATATGGAGAGCAAAAGGGTGAGTGAGTTAGCCAAGAAATTAGGTTTAATAAGGGAATAAAATAGTTTTATTTATAAAGCATAGATTTGTGGCACAATTTAATATGGACTCCGAGCTTGGCAGTTCTAAGGCCTTCGATAAGAAAGCCAAGCCGTTAGGGTTTAATGGGAAACCGTTAGGCCTCCCGCGTGGAAAGGAGTACAGTAGTATTTACTGGTTATAAATAAACCAGGGCGCTGTTTTAACCCTTCCACGGCGCCCTGGTTTTATTGTTAAAAAAGGGGGATGGAGCAGTGAAAGTTGTACCGGTGCAAGAGGCGGTTGGAATGGTTCTCTGTCACGATATTACCCAAATTGTCCCGGGTAAATTTAAAGGCAGGGCATTTAAAAAAGGGCACATTATACAGTTTGAAGATATACCGAAGTTGTTGGATATAGGAAAGCAAAATATATATGTATGGGAAATAAACAATGGGCTGCTGCACGAGGATGACGCAGCGCTGAGAATTGCAAAGGCGGCTGCCGGCAGCGGCATAAGCCTCACGGAACCCAAAGAAGGTAAAGTAAGTTTGCTGGCCGAAGAAAAGGGCCTCCTTAAAGTAAATGTTGATGCCCTATACAGCATTAACGAATTAGAAGAAGTGATGTTTGCAACTTTACATACCAATCAAATAGTTGAAAAAGGTAAGGTGCTGGCAGGCACCAGAATCATTCCCCTGGTTATTGAAGAAGACAAAATATGTAAAATTGAGTCCATATGCCAAACAAACTATCCCCTGGTTGAGGTTAAACCATTTAAGTCATTAAAAGTCGGCGTTGTTACCACCGGCAGCGAAGTATACCACGGGCGGATTAAAGATAAATTTGGCCCTGTGGTTATGAAGAAGATAGAGAGTTGGGGAAGTGTTGTAAGCAGACAAATATTTGTGTCTGACAGCACAGACATGATAGTTGACGCTATAAACCGGTTATTGGGAGAGGGGGTTGAAATGATTACAGTTACCGGAGGCATGTCTGTGGACCCCGATGACGTGACACCTGCAGGTATTCGGGCAGCGGGCGGGCGTATTGTTACATATGGTGCCCCCACCTTGCCCGGGGCTATGTTTATGTTGGCCTATATAGGCGATGTACCTGTGCTGGGATTGCCGGGCTGTGTAATGTACAGCAAGAGCAGTATCTTTGATCTGGTGGTGCCCCGCATCCTGGCAGGGGAAGAATTAAGCCGCAGGGATATTGTGAAGCTGGGCCATGGGGGACTCTGTGTTAACTGTAAAGAGTGTAGATATCCGGACTGTGGTTTTGGAAAAAGCTTGTAAAACAATCTGCTAGAAAAATTTAGGGTCGATAGCCTTAAATTAAATAATAAAAGGAGTGTGGTCAAGTGATTAAAAAGAAAATCAACATCAACGGCATAAATACAGTTGTCGTATGCGACCCGGAATCTATGCTGGTGGATGTGCTGCGCGGCCAACTGGGTCTAACCGGAACCAAGGTCGGTTGTGGTAAAGCCCAGTGCGGTGCTTGCTCAGTAATTTTAAACGGTAAACTAATTTTATCCTGTGCTTACAAAATGAAGCGTTTACCTGATGAGTCTATTATCACTACCATTGAAGGTATTGGCACTCCCACTAACCTGCACGCCTTACAAATGGCATGGGTGAAATACGGTGGCGCCCAGTGCGGTTACTGCTCACCTGGCTTTATTGTGTCTGCTAAGGCACTCTTAGACGAAAACCCATCCCCAACCCGAGAAGAAGTAAGAGATTGGTTCCAAAAACATAAAAACGTTTGCCGCTGCACCGGCTATATACCCTTAGTTGATGCCGTGATGGCTGCGGCTGCCTTTATGCGCGGCGAAATTACCGCTGAAGACTTAGACTTTAAAATGCCTGCCGACGGCAAAATTTTTGGCACTGACTATCCGCGCCCCTCTGCCATTGGCAAAGTTACCGGTACAATTGAGTTTGGCTCCGATTTTGGCCTAAAAATGCCGCCCGAAACCCTGCAGTTAAAGTTGGTTCAGGCACAAGTTTCCCATGCAAAAATTTTATCCATCGACACCTCTGAAGCTGAAAAAATGCCAGGTGTATATAAAGTTGTCACCCATAAAGATATTAAGGGCAGAAACCGGATTAACGGCTTGAACTTTCCAAACAACAAAGGGGACAGCTATGATCGCCCCATTTTATGTGATGAAAAAGTATTTCAGTTTGGCGACGCCATTGCCATCGTTTGTGCAGATACCGAGGCAAATGCCCAAGCCGCTGTAGAAAAGGTTAAGGTTGAGTTGGAAATTTTGCCGGCCTACATGAGTGCCCCTGCGGCAATGGAGCCCGATGCCATTGAAATTCACCCCGGCACACCCAATGTTTATTACAAGCAAGACAATATAAAGGGTGAAGATACGGCGTCAGTAATGGAAGAAGCAGATGTGGTAGTGTCAATGGAAGACCTGTATGTCGGTCGTCAGCCCCACCTGCCCATTGAGCCTGACGTTGCTGCCGCTTACTACGATGAAAACGGCAATTTGCAGATTTTATCAAAAAGTATCGGTCTGGACCTGCATGCAGCCATGATCGGTGAAGGACTTGGTTTAGAGCCTGGTAAAAACCTGTTCTTGTCTCAATTCCCCGGGGTAGGCGGTACCTTTGGGTATAAGTTTAGCCCCACCATTGAGGCCCTGGTTGGTGCTGCCACCATGGCCACAGGGAAGCCTTGTTTCTTAAACTTCAATTATTATCAACAAATTACCTATACCGGAAAGCGTTCACCCTTCTTTGTTGATATTAAGTACGGTGCTAAAAAAGACGGCAAGATTGTTGCCATGGAAGCCAACTGGGCAGTGGATCACGGTCCTTACTCAGAGTTTGGTGACCTGCTGACCCTGCGCGGTGCTCAGTTTATCGGTGCCGGCTATGGTATTCCTAACATTAAAGGTGTTGGCTACACCGTTTGCACCAACCACTGTTGGGGTTCAGCCTTCCGGGCTTACGGATCACCCCAGAGCTTCTTTGCCTCAGAGACTTTAATGGACGTATTGGCTGAAAAGCTGGGCATCGATCCCCTGGAGCTGAGATATATTAATGCTTATCGTCCCGGAGATACTACCCCCTCTGGCCATGAGCCGGAAGTATATTCTATGACCGCATTGATTGATGCCATCCGGCCCAAATACCAAGCAGCTTTGGAAAATGCTAAAAAGCTTTCTACACCGGAGAAAAAACGTGGTGTTGGCGTATCTGTCGGCGTCTATGGCTGCGGCTTGGACGGTGTAGATGGAGCGGAAGTATGGGTGGAACTGCTGTCCGACGGTCGGGTTCAGGTAAGTACAAACTGGCAGGATCACGGACAGGGTGCAGATATGGGCCTCTTGGCCACCTCCCATGAAGCACTGCGTCCCATGGGTATTAAGCCGGAGCAGATTAAGCTGGTTATGAACGATATGAACTTAGCCCCTGCCGGCGGCCCTGCCGGCGGTAGCCGTTCACAGGTGGTTATCGGCAATGCTGTAATTAACGGTTGTGAGCAATTGCTTAACGCCCTTAAGAAAGATGACGGAAGTTACATGACTTACGACGAAGCGGTGGCAAAGGGCATACCGCTAAAGTATGTGGGCCAGTGGAGCACTGCTGCGGATAACTGCACCGCATGCGACGAAAAAGGCCAGGGCAAGCCTTTCTCCAATTACATGTACGGTGTCTTCTTAGCAGAGGTGGAAGTGGATACCACCACCGGCAAGACTGAGGTCATTAAGATGACTTTAGCTGCTGACGTGGGAGAAATCGTCAACAAAACGGTATTGGACGGACAAATATATGGTGGCTTGGCCCAGGGCATTGGCCTGGCACTGACCGAAGACTTTGAGGACTTGGAAAAGCATACCACCATGCGTGCCTGCGGTATTCCTTACATTAAGGATGTTCCGGACAACATGGAAATCATCTACGTTAACTTCCCCCGCAAGCACGGTCCCTTTGGTGCTTCCGGCGTGGGTGAATTGCCGCTGACTTCGCCCCATGCTGCCATCTGCAACGCCATTTACAACGCCTGCGGTGTACGTATAACCCAGCTGCCGGCGTTACCGGAAAAGATATTGGCAGGCCTGCAGGGTAAAGAAATACCGGTGGTAAGACGTCCCATTAAAAACCCTGATTTCTAAAATACTGAACTTGCTATGTAGAGGGCGGGCCTTCATGCCCGCCCTCTACCATAATTGAAAAAGTTATTTTCACCGGCATGGTTGGATTGTAGTGGCGTACGATATTGTCCGCCCTTTATATACTTATTGCGGTATTGAGGTGGGATAACATGGATCACAAACGGATATTTGAGTTCGAAGAAAAATGTATTCAGGAACACCCCCCGGCTTGCACCACTGCCTGTCCTGTTCATGTGGACGTAAAAAGATTTATGTTGGAAGTTAAAAAAGGCCGCTTTGATGAAGCGATGAATATATATAGAAAGTCAGTTCCCTTTCCCAGAATCATCGGTTCAATCTGTGACCATCCCTGCCAAGAGGTATGTAAACGCAAAGAGGTTGGGGATGCCCTTTCCATAGCTGCCCTGGAGAAAACCTGCATTCAATTAAGTGAGGTAAAACCGCCTAATATAGTGCCTGCACCAAGCAAGAATAAAAGGGTGGCAGTAATAGGCGGTGGTTTAAGCGGTTTAACTGCAACCTTTGAACTGGCTAAGAAGGGCTATCAAGTTACGCTGTTTGAGGAAAAGGGAGTATTGGGCGGAAGGGTAAGGGATTTTCCGGAGTGGATGCTGCCCTCCCATGTCATAGATGAAGAATTGTCAGTATTGAAAAGCCTTGGGGTAATTATTGAATTAAACACCAAGGTGGGAAGTGATCTGGCCTTTGACACCATAGGCAGCCAATACCAGGCCGTTTATTTGGGCACAGGGGGGTCACCCTTAGAGGATAAGTTTACCATTGATCCCATCACCTTTGCCACAGGGAGCGAGGGTGTCTTTGCCGGCGGCACACTGCGAAATGCTAACAATTATTCTCCCATAACATCCCTTTCAGATGGCAAAAGGGCAGCCATTTCCATAGATCGTTATTTGCAGGGGGTATCGCTGACTGCTGCCCGTGAAAATGAAGGGTCTTACCAAAGCCGTCTTTTTACCAGCACCAAGGGGGTAGAAGCTTTACCGGCGGTGCCGTTGGGAAATGACAAGGGTTTTTACAGCAGGGAAGAGGCCATGGAGGAGGCAGGCAGATGCCTGCAGTGCCAGTGTTTAGAATGTGTCAAAGTATGTCAATACATGTCCCATTTTCAGGGATACCCCAAGAAATTTATTCGTCAAATTAACCATAACCTTAAAATGGTTAAGGGCAGGCATGAGGCTAACATTTTGATAAACTCTTGTAGCTTATGTGGCTTATGCCAGAAGGTGTGCCCGGAAGGGCTTAACTTAGGTGAGCTTTGCCACGAGGCCAGAATTGAGATGGTTAGAAAAGGGAAGATGCCTCCTTCGGCCCACGATTTTCCCATCAGGGATATGGAATTCAGCAACAGTGAGCAATGTGTGCTCAGCCGTCATCAGCCGGGTTATCAAAGCAGTGAATATATCTTTTTTCCCGGCTGCCAGTTAAGCGCCTCTGCACCCGACCATGTGGAGAGGGCCTATGCCTATTTAACCGAGCATATTTCCGATGGGGTTGGGCTGATACTTCGCTGCTGTGGTGCGCCGGCCCAATGGTCCGGGCGGTCGGATTTGTTTATGGCGGAATTGCAGAAGATAAAAGAACAATGGCAGCAAATGGGCAGACCTAAAATGATAATGGCCTGTTCCACCTGTTATCACTTGTTTAAAAAAGACCTGCCCGAGATTAAAATTATGTCTTTATGGGAAGCGTACCACCGGTATGGTTTGCCAGAGGCCGGCGGAATGCAAAGGTCAACTGTGGTTGCTGTACACGACGCCTGTACCGGTAGGGATGAAAGCCATGTTCACGAAATTGTGCGTAAAATACTGGGTCAAATGGGTTTCCAAATTGAAGAGCTGCCCACCAGCCGCGACAAAACCCAATGCTGCGGTTACGGTGGAATGATGCAGTTTGCCAACAAAGGCTTGGCCGATGATGTGGTGAAACGCCGGATAAATGAAAGTGCTGCCGATTATGTTGTTTACTGTGCAATTTGCCGCGACAATTTTGCTGCCAAAGGGAAAAAGACCTATCATCTGCTGGATTTAATTTATGGAGAGGCGAATCCCTCTGCCCCCGCTAGGCGTGGCCCTGGGTACTCCCAGCGCCGTGAAAACAGGGTCAGATTGAAGAATAAACTGCTCAAGGAGGTTTGGGGAGAAGAGGTCATGGGGGAAAAAAGTTCCTTTGAAAAAATTAAGCTAATCATTCCGGACGAGGTAAGGGAAATAATGGAGGATCGACTGATACTGGTTGAAGATATCCAAAGGGTGATCGAACACGCTGAGCGGACGGGTAAAAAGATGCTGAACCGCAATACCGGCCGCTATTTGGCCTACCACAGGCCGGTCAGTGTAACCTATTGGGTTGAGTACTTACCCCAGGATGACGGGTATCTTGTTTACAACACCTATTCCCACCGGATGGTTATTAATGAGGAAGTGAAGGCATGAGCATAGCACTGGATTGTATGAAATGCGGCGTTCCTATGGAGCTTGGAAAAGTTGAGGTTATGTATTTAAATAATAAGTTTCCCATTGAGCTTTTGAAATGCCCTAAATGCGGGATGGTTTTTATTCCTGAAGAATTGGCCACCGGTAAAATGCTGGAGGTGGAAAAGGCACTGGAAGACAAATAATAAGCTAAGGTGATCATAATGTGGGTAGACAAAATGTGCAGGTTATATGAGGGAAGTGCTGTCCGTCAGGTTACCGGTGACAGCATCAGACCCGGCGGTTTTCAACTTACAGACAGGGCTTTAGAAATATGTGCACCGGCGCCGGGGGCCGCTATTTTAGATGTGGGCTGCGGGACTGGCGCAACAGTCGAGTATTTAATTGAAAAATATAATTATAAGGCCGTGGGTATAGATCCGTCGGAGGTTCTGCTGGCCCAGGGCCGGCAAAGAAGGCCTGATTTACCCATATCCCAGGCAAGGGGAGAAGATCTGCCCTTTAAAGGGGGCGAGATGGACTGCGTTTTTGCTGAGTGTACTCTTTCGGTAACAGAGCACCCTGATGCCGTTTTAAAAGAATGCCACCGGGTATTGAAGGACAAGGGCCACCTGGTTGTGTCAGACCTATATATTAAAAACCGGGAATTAACCGCTGAACTGCGCAAACTGCCCTTGGCCAGCTGCATTACCGGTGCTACCACCCGGAACGAATTAGAAAAAAAGCTGGGGAAGGCGGGTTTTAAATTAATTTTTTGGGAGGATCATACCGATCTCTTAAAACAGCTGGTCTTTAAAATAATTATGAGCTATGGTTCCATGAATAATTTTTGGCAGCAGGCAGGCGCCGAAAGCTTTGACTGTTGTTGTGTACAGGGGATTATTAAAAGGGCCCGGCCGGGCTACTTTCTGTTAGTTGCCCAAAAACAGTGGGAGAGGAGTTGACCGCATGTCCGATGAAATGTTCCGCA
This genomic interval from Desulfofalx alkaliphila DSM 12257 contains the following:
- a CDS encoding DUF3909 family protein — encoded protein: MQEVIERVKSHLEGVRLQKITDEQEVLLKNNYNCKLYFFEYGLSPKGDLVISTSSQNYKNLLYYIGFEWEKKSFLKLKIEGNDSVAVVLDMESKRVSELAKKLGLIRE
- a CDS encoding pyridine nucleotide-disulfide oxidoreductase/dicluster-binding protein, translated to MDHKRIFEFEEKCIQEHPPACTTACPVHVDVKRFMLEVKKGRFDEAMNIYRKSVPFPRIIGSICDHPCQEVCKRKEVGDALSIAALEKTCIQLSEVKPPNIVPAPSKNKRVAVIGGGLSGLTATFELAKKGYQVTLFEEKGVLGGRVRDFPEWMLPSHVIDEELSVLKSLGVIIELNTKVGSDLAFDTIGSQYQAVYLGTGGSPLEDKFTIDPITFATGSEGVFAGGTLRNANNYSPITSLSDGKRAAISIDRYLQGVSLTAARENEGSYQSRLFTSTKGVEALPAVPLGNDKGFYSREEAMEEAGRCLQCQCLECVKVCQYMSHFQGYPKKFIRQINHNLKMVKGRHEANILINSCSLCGLCQKVCPEGLNLGELCHEARIEMVRKGKMPPSAHDFPIRDMEFSNSEQCVLSRHQPGYQSSEYIFFPGCQLSASAPDHVERAYAYLTEHISDGVGLILRCCGAPAQWSGRSDLFMAELQKIKEQWQQMGRPKMIMACSTCYHLFKKDLPEIKIMSLWEAYHRYGLPEAGGMQRSTVVAVHDACTGRDESHVHEIVRKILGQMGFQIEELPTSRDKTQCCGYGGMMQFANKGLADDVVKRRINESAADYVVYCAICRDNFAAKGKKTYHLLDLIYGEANPSAPARRGPGYSQRRENRVRLKNKLLKEVWGEEVMGEKSSFEKIKLIIPDEVREIMEDRLILVEDIQRVIEHAERTGKKMLNRNTGRYLAYHRPVSVTYWVEYLPQDDGYLVYNTYSHRMVINEEVKA
- the trsM gene encoding DVU_1556 family methyltransferase — protein: MWVDKMCRLYEGSAVRQVTGDSIRPGGFQLTDRALEICAPAPGAAILDVGCGTGATVEYLIEKYNYKAVGIDPSEVLLAQGRQRRPDLPISQARGEDLPFKGGEMDCVFAECTLSVTEHPDAVLKECHRVLKDKGHLVVSDLYIKNRELTAELRKLPLASCITGATTRNELEKKLGKAGFKLIFWEDHTDLLKQLVFKIIMSYGSMNNFWQQAGAESFDCCCVQGIIKRARPGYFLLVAQKQWERS
- a CDS encoding DVU_1557 family redox protein → MSIALDCMKCGVPMELGKVEVMYLNNKFPIELLKCPKCGMVFIPEELATGKMLEVEKALEDK
- a CDS encoding molybdopterin-dependent aldehyde oxidoreductase — protein: MIKKKININGINTVVVCDPESMLVDVLRGQLGLTGTKVGCGKAQCGACSVILNGKLILSCAYKMKRLPDESIITTIEGIGTPTNLHALQMAWVKYGGAQCGYCSPGFIVSAKALLDENPSPTREEVRDWFQKHKNVCRCTGYIPLVDAVMAAAAFMRGEITAEDLDFKMPADGKIFGTDYPRPSAIGKVTGTIEFGSDFGLKMPPETLQLKLVQAQVSHAKILSIDTSEAEKMPGVYKVVTHKDIKGRNRINGLNFPNNKGDSYDRPILCDEKVFQFGDAIAIVCADTEANAQAAVEKVKVELEILPAYMSAPAAMEPDAIEIHPGTPNVYYKQDNIKGEDTASVMEEADVVVSMEDLYVGRQPHLPIEPDVAAAYYDENGNLQILSKSIGLDLHAAMIGEGLGLEPGKNLFLSQFPGVGGTFGYKFSPTIEALVGAATMATGKPCFLNFNYYQQITYTGKRSPFFVDIKYGAKKDGKIVAMEANWAVDHGPYSEFGDLLTLRGAQFIGAGYGIPNIKGVGYTVCTNHCWGSAFRAYGSPQSFFASETLMDVLAEKLGIDPLELRYINAYRPGDTTPSGHEPEVYSMTALIDAIRPKYQAALENAKKLSTPEKKRGVGVSVGVYGCGLDGVDGAEVWVELLSDGRVQVSTNWQDHGQGADMGLLATSHEALRPMGIKPEQIKLVMNDMNLAPAGGPAGGSRSQVVIGNAVINGCEQLLNALKKDDGSYMTYDEAVAKGIPLKYVGQWSTAADNCTACDEKGQGKPFSNYMYGVFLAEVEVDTTTGKTEVIKMTLAADVGEIVNKTVLDGQIYGGLAQGIGLALTEDFEDLEKHTTMRACGIPYIKDVPDNMEIIYVNFPRKHGPFGASGVGELPLTSPHAAICNAIYNACGVRITQLPALPEKILAGLQGKEIPVVRRPIKNPDF
- a CDS encoding molybdopterin-binding protein — encoded protein: MKVVPVQEAVGMVLCHDITQIVPGKFKGRAFKKGHIIQFEDIPKLLDIGKQNIYVWEINNGLLHEDDAALRIAKAAAGSGISLTEPKEGKVSLLAEEKGLLKVNVDALYSINELEEVMFATLHTNQIVEKGKVLAGTRIIPLVIEEDKICKIESICQTNYPLVEVKPFKSLKVGVVTTGSEVYHGRIKDKFGPVVMKKIESWGSVVSRQIFVSDSTDMIVDAINRLLGEGVEMITVTGGMSVDPDDVTPAGIRAAGGRIVTYGAPTLPGAMFMLAYIGDVPVLGLPGCVMYSKSSIFDLVVPRILAGEELSRRDIVKLGHGGLCVNCKECRYPDCGFGKSL